In Mastacembelus armatus chromosome 5, fMasArm1.2, whole genome shotgun sequence, a single genomic region encodes these proteins:
- the itga7 gene encoding integrin alpha-7 isoform X4 produces MAAPLGHRNTVSLSSCSSHHWTPLLWVLLTLLSQVWGFNLDTTHTLHKLGDPGTFFGFSVALHQQLTPEPHSWVLVGAPQAVGLGPLRGSRPGALFRCPITPEEYDCERVDIDGEVSLDRESKDNQWLGVTVKSQGIGGKVVTCAHLYELRQRVRQPSETRDPIGRCYVLSEDLTERDDLDGGEWKFCEGRPQGHEQFGFCQQGLSVSFTPDKNFILFGAPGTYNWKGLLFMASPVEDALLYKTLEPSSRPTPFEDVAHNSYLGFSVDSAMGIMSLGELTFIAGAPRANHTGAVVLLKKDNVYRLVPQHIFWGEELASSFGYSVATTDLNRDGWTDLIVGAPNFFDRKAEIGGAVYVYLNPFGHWDDQARPIRLNGTYDSMFGMTVSNVGDLDQDGYGDIAVGAPFDGDGKVFIYRGSDAGIETKPAQVLDGRDFDVRRFGYSISGGLDIDNNHYPDIAVGSLNDSVVLYRSRPVIHVIREISIDPQYIDLEQYNCKGRAGVCVEVKACFTFTAHPEHYSPHMILVVHFEADTERRKLGLPHRVTFLGHSSLEPEYTHTEELGLRRQRQLECTTAIFQLHENVRDKLRPISLAITHTIKPVPPRRHSGAKRLEKLAPILSISPSNTLHSEVNFLREGCGSDKICQSNLRLSYQFGTRPLTSDLFTPLPIDEDDVQVFSLSDQRLVVLEITVTNMPSNPLYPEEDGDDAHAAQLLVSLPNTLSYTGSRVPPQMSCQANQNGSQVECDLGNPVKRNTKLKFSINLSTSNITIETTELKVDLLLTTISEQPDLGPVTAFAKVVIELPLSVSGLVRPHQLFFSGTVRGESAMTSLEDIGSPVDFEFVVVNPGQALQTLGSAFLNIMWPYELANGKWLLYPANLNFEGHPATHCTTTGALNPLKLQSSSAVNDRAGRKRRSHPEEEGQVNTKGNIGRTTPAVAASERRKSLKLDCLLGSARCVLFQCPLHSFSGQAVLKIHARLWNSSFIEEFPAVSALELLVRANITVKSSIKHLVLKDASAQVPVMIYPEPGLADQYWIPWWIILIAVLAGILLLTLLVCILWKCGFFRRAHYKDKLPQYHAVKIPREDRPQFQTEKSGVVHKKEWATHWSDGSS; encoded by the exons ATGGCGGCCCCGTTGGGACACAGGAACACTGTCTCCCTCTCATCCTGTTCCTCTCATCACTGGACTCCCCTCCTCTGGGTGCTGTTGACCCTTTTAAGCCAAGTGTGGGGCTTTAACCTGGATACTACTCATACTCTGCACAAGTTGGGAGACCCTGGCACCTTTTTTGGTTTCTCTGTAGCACTTCACCAGCAGCTTACCCCAGAGCCTCACAGCTG GGTCCTGGTGGGGGCGCCACAGGCTGTAGGGCTGGGCCCATTGAGGGGCAGTCGACCTGGAGCCCTGTTCAGATGTCCAATTACACCAGAGGAGTATGACTGTGAGAGAGTGGATATTGATGGAGAAG tgaGCCTGGACAGAGAGAGCAAAGACAACCAGTGGCTGGGAGTTACTGTCAAGAGTCAGGGGATCGGAGGGAAAGTGGTG ACCTGTGCTCACTTGTACGAACTGAGACAACGTGTACGTCAGCCTTCAGAGACTCGTGACCCCATTGGACGGTGTTACGTCCTGAGTGAGGACCTGACAGAGCGAGATGACCTGGATGGAGGGGAGTGGAAGTTCTGTGAGGGTCGCCCGCAGGGACATGAGCAGTTTGGTTTCTGTCAGCAGGGCCTGTCTGTTAGTTTCACTCCAGACAAAAACTTCATTCTGTTTGGTGCTCCAGGAACATACAACTGGAAAG GGCTCTTGTTCATGGCTAGTCCTGTTGAAGATGCACTGCTGTACAAAACTTTGGAGCCCTCCAGCCGTCCCACACCGTTTGAGGATGTAGCTCATAATAGCTACTTAG GTTTTTCTGTGGACTCGGCCATGGGGATAATGAGCCTTGGGGAGCTGACATTCATAGCAGGTGCTCCAAGGGCCAATCACACAGGGGCCGTGGTGCTGCTGAAGAAGGACAATGTGTATCGGCTGGTTCCACAGCACATTTTCTGGGGGGAGGAGCTGGCGTCTTCATTTGGGTACTCGGTAGCTACGACTGATCTAAACCGAGATGG cTGGACAGACCTCATTGTAGGAGCACCAAATTTTTTTGACCGTAAGGCAGAGATTGGTGGAGCTGTTTATGTGTACCTGAACCCTTTCGGGCACTGGGATGACCAGGCTCGACCCATCCGCCTCAACGGGACCTATGACTCCATGTTTGGGATGACAGTCAGTAATGTAGGAGACCTGGACCAGGATGGATATGGag ATATTGCTGTGGGAGCACCATTTGATGGAGATGGCAAAGTTTTCATCTATAGAGGCTCAGATGCTGGAATTGAGACAAAACCTGCTCAG GTACTGGATGGTCGTGACTTTGATGTGAGACGTTTTGGATATTCCATATCAGGTGGTTTGGATATTGACAATAACCATTATCCAGATATTGCAGTGGGCTCCCTCAACGATTCAGTGGTTCTCTACAG GTCTCGTCCAGTCATTCATGTGATCAGAGAAATATCTATTGACCCTCAGTACATTGATCTGGAGCAGTACAATTGCAAAGGCAGAGCTGGAGTGTG cGTGGAGGTCAAAGCTTGTTTCACCTTTACAGCCCACCCAGAACACTACTCACCACACATGA TCCTGGTGGTGCACTTTGAAGCTGACACTGAGCGCAGGAAGCTGGGCCTCCCTCACCGTGTCACCTTCCTGGGCCACAGTTCTCTTGAGCCCGAGTATACTCACACAGAAGAACTTGGGCTGCGTCGGCAGCGCCAACTTGAGTGCACCACTGCTATCTTCCAACTCCAT GAGAATGTCCGAGACAAACTGCGTCCCATCTCGTTGGCAATAACCCATACTATCAAGCCTGTGCCACCCCGCAGACACTCAGGTGCCAAGAGACTGGAGAAGCTGGCGCCCATATTGAGCATTTCCCCCTCTAATACACTGCACTCTGAG GTGAACTTCCTACGAGAAGGATGTGGCAGTGACAAAATCTGTCAGAGCAACCTGAGGCTGAGCTACCAATTTGGAACACGACCCCTGACCTCCGACCTCTTCACTCCTCTGCCGAT AGATGAGGATGATGTGCAGGTGTTCTCCTTGTCAGATCAGCGGCTGGTAGTGCTGGAGATCACTGTCACCAACATGCCCTCTAACCCCCTGTACCCTGAGGAGGATGGAGATGATGCTCATGCTGCTCAGCTTCTTGTCTCCCTTCCAAACACACTATCATACACCGGCTCCAGGGTCCCTCCTCAG ATGAGTTGTCAAGCAAACCAGAATGGCTCCCAAGTTGAGTGTGACCTGGGAAACCCTGTCAAACGAAATACGAAG CTGAAATTCTCCATAAACCTGAGCACATCGAACATCACCATTGAGACCACGGAGCTGAAAGTAGATCTCTTACTGACAAC AATCAGTGAGCAGCCTGATCTGGGCCCAGTCACAGCATTTGCTAAAGTTGTGATAGAgctccctctgtctgtcagtgg GCTTGTTCGTCCACACCAGCTGTTCTTCAGCGGGACAGTGAGGGGGGAGAGTGCCATGACTAGTCTGGAGGACATTGGCAGCCCTGTGGATTTTGAGTTTGTG gttGTTAACCCTGGGCAAGCTCTGCAGACACTTGGTTCAGCCTTCCTAAACATCATGTGGCCTTATGAACTGGCCAATGGGAAATGGCTCCTCTATCCAGCCAACCTGAACTTTGAGGGTCACCCAGCCACACACTGCACTACCACAGGGGCCTTGAATCCCCTGAAGCTGCAGAGTTCTTCAGCTGTCAATGACAGG GCTGGGAGAAAACGTCGCTCACACCCTGAGGAAGAAGGCCAAGTGAACACAAAAGGCAACATAGGACGAACCACTCCAGCTGTAGCAGCTTCAGAGAGACGCAAGTCACTCAAACTG GATTGTCTCTTGGGGTCGGCACGCTGCGTGTTGTTTCAGTGTCCTCTCCACAGCTTCTCCGGTCAGGCTGTACTCAAGATCCACGCCAGGTTGTGGAACAGCAGTTTCATAGAG GAGTTTCCAGCAGTTAGTGCACTGGAACTGCTGGTCAGAGCGAACATCACTGTGAAGTCCAGCATCAAGCACCTGGTCCTCAAGGATGCCTCTGCACAG GTTCCAGTGATGATCTATCCTGAACCTGGTCTTGCTGACCAGTACTGGATCCCCTGGTGGATCATCCTCATAGCCGTCCTGGCGGGCATCCTGCTGCTGACTCTACTGGTCTGCATACTGTGGAAG TGTGGCTTCTTCCGACGGGCCCACTACAAAGACAAACTGCCTCAGTACCATGCAGTGAAAATTCCTCGCGAGGACCGGCCACAGTTCCAGACTGAGAAATCAGGAGTTGTCCATAAAAAAGAATGGGCCACGCACTGGAGCGACGGGAGCTCGTAA